GTGGAGGAGAAGCCCACGCTTCAATCCAAATGGAAGGTCCACAACGCATTTCAATAATCTGTGCCAGCCTGTGGAAGTAAAATGACGGATACTGCCAGCGTTCTTCATACTTAAAATGAGTGCAGTATCTACATGTACTTGCAGTAATTAAACAAATTCCTAAATATACTCTTCTCTTCTAATGACCGCTGAAACGTGCACCCCCTGCAGCCGTGAAGAAGAATGTCCATCGGAGGGGGAGCTGATCAGAAGATGACTCTTGCAAGTTCAAACATTACCTACCGGGGGCAAAGAAAAGGAATGCTTTTAGGAAGATTGCAGTAGCATGGCAAATAAATCAAGCACCTGAAAGCACTCTTTGGTTTGCTGGCAAGGAGCTCAATCACACTCAGATATCCAATGAGGAAAGGGCTGAGGCGGGAAGCTGGATATCATAGCACTTGCCTGTGGTAAAGAAGCCGGCAGCGTTTGAACAGCACAACCCTTTGATTACATCACTGTTTTGCCACCACCGGGGTATAATCCATGCTTGTTTATCAATAAACTTCCTGTCCACAGACACTCCTCTGAAAACACCAGTATCAAGAACCAGAATGATTAACTCTATTAATGATGTAATGTAGTTAATCAATGTCAAAGTCCAGGCATGTCAACCCTTATGAATTCACTCTCAAAATGCACCTGACCCTTCCTGCCAGTTTTAGAGATGATTCTTCATACGCAGTTTAACGATCCGCTTCAGGTGGTTGGAGGAGCAGTGGGGTCACTGGCATCATGTGACTAATAACTGTGCTGACTTGTTCCATTATCCCTGTGACTTGTACAAATTGGCATGTTTTGGCCCCTATAATGTGGACCAGTTTGGTCAAGACAGGAAAGTCATTGTCATTCTGTGTATTTACAGTgagtatttgtttgtttctggtATAATGgctattttttttgtctatttgCCCCATTGATCTTCCATTGTAAAGCCCTCTCCTGATCCCCAAAAAGACAACTTTGACCTCTGCCCAAGGTTCTGCCTGTTGAATCACAgtgtttcacacacacacacacagtatttgGGGAATGGACCCGGTGACTGCCTTCCCCACCGAGCGACCAAGGCACCCTGCCACTTGCAAACATGACCTCCCGACCTCGATGGTGATGAGAATGACGATCATCCATTCCAGCCGCAGTCCGTGTTTCTCGCTCAAGTGGTTCCGCATCAGGTCCGTCAGCTCGGTGCAGTGCTGCAGCTTCTCGTTCATCACCTGCAACGATACAGCACAACGCGTCATGGCTGGAGCGGCGTACTGGGGGAACCCGCATCTGGGTCTGGCTGCACACCACtctgccccctacaggtgggCCACATGGTTCAGAACAGTTTTGTCTGAAAGCCCGAACGAGCAGTTCTTACAAACCACTTAAACAAAATAACACTATGGGTGAGAATTTGCAGCTAGACATGGGAGAGTCTCACCTTGACTCTGCGATTGATGCTGAGGAACTGGCAAGTCTTATCGTAGAGCTGCTCCAGGTTCTCTCTGTCCCAGTAGAAGTCGGGGGTGATGAGCAGGTCCGAGCTGAGGTTGATCCGATGTCTGTGAGGCAGAATGGGGAGAGGTATGTGCTGAACTGACGAGGATGGGAGACCATTGGGAGTTTGCCGTATTGTGGTCTTTGGGAGTTCTTACCGCAGGGCGAAGAGCTCGCCGATTTTTTGCATGACCTCTGCTCTGGACAGTTTCACTCTCTTCCCCGACTTGAGCATCTACTCGAGATAAATTCACAGGCTATGAATCTCAGCAGACGACTCTCCTGGTGGATTTAAATCCTGAATTTGTTCTCATCAGAGGCTAAATGTGGTGAGTGGACAGACCAAATTCtttaacctcccccccccccaaactgaatCTCATTTCTGAAACAGCTTCTCTCAGGTAATATCCAGCCTTATGTAGTCTTCCAAGAGGGTACGCTACAATCTGACAAGCATTACCACCATGGAAAACATACATCTTGTCATTGTTCTCAGACAAAGCAAATATGCTCAAATACGGCAGAAATGTGACCGATGCGTGTCATCCAACAAGCCTTTTGGGGATATCTTTCGCAGCTGGTGGAAGCAAGCATATTTCCGGAAGATGTGTCTTAAAATATCCCAATGCCTGCTGTTCTCATGAAACTGCTTAGGAAGTAACAAAGTGAGCTGGTATCCCATGAGGCCTAGTGCACCTACCTCAGGAATGGACTGAATCGAGTCAACAAAGTTGTCCAGAGACACCTCCCAGATGGCCAACTTCACTGTGACccaaaaaaggagaaaaaatggATCATAATATTAAACATAATACCTCCAAGTTAGACACACAGCTGCTAATTACCAGTTACCAACAGACTAATGTTACTAGAGGGAAAAATTGATCTATTATTGATGGAAGGTTTTGAACCCCCGAACCCTGGAATTCAGGTGAcagttaaatataaaatgtgaGCTGTGAACATCTGCTAATTCATTTGAAATTTTTGCCCAAACAGCATTTTATCAGGCTTCCAGTTCTAGCGATAAACATGAACAATGAATATCTAATGGGCTTCCAGCTGCAGCTAAAAGAACGATGAGCTTTGCACCTGCATCATACCCTTCTGCTGACCAAGatgcccccccacaaaaaaaaaacaaaaacaaactccAATTAAAGTCTACAAGGACAAAGTGCGTCATACTGGGACCAGTGACGTCCCAACATGAAGACTGAGATCGCAGATCATATTTGAGTCCCAAACCTTCACAAAACCAAGAACAAAGGGACTCCTTCCCCAAAATTTAATGTCCCCCCCAGGCACCCCTCCCTGGTGCTGCACCTCTTTCACAGATGGGCTTAGCGTCTCCATGGTAACGGTCACCCCGAACAAGGGACGCCCGAGGATGGCGTCTTGCTTGAATGATGCCCCAGGGGCAGGCACCCATCCGCGCTGATCAATTATGTAAAAGGTTAGAACGCCGTGAAGCCGCAGACGGGGGAGGTGCTCAGCACCCCAGCTGTGCGAGAGGCTGCTCACGGAACTGGAGTGGACAGAACTGAGCCAATCAGGGCTGGAACGGGGCAGACCAATAACAAACCATATCTACACAAGGCCAAACCGTTTTAGCTGCGAGGTGCATTAGAGGAGCCGTTTCAAAGCAATAGTCGTAAAAACAAAAAGATTATAATCTCATGGCTCTTATCCACAGAAGacgaacagccccccccccccccacctcaccccaaAACGGTGCACCACCCCCCAAATCCAATTTACGGTCTTTACGCTTTTAATGACAGCGTTCTACAGCCGGACTAGGATCAGCTACATTTACAAAGAAGCCGTGAACATTCGCCGCTCGCCGAGGAGCACGTGAGGACAAGGGATGGCAGCTGGTACGACGGGAAcagagaagaaggagctccaccTGACAGCGAGAGCGCGTTGGAGAACGCGAACTTCTCCAGCACAGCCAGGTCCTGCTCCAGCTCGCTGTCCAGGTGGAAGCTCCCATGGTGCAGTTTGGAGCTCCCTCTGGGATGAAACACAGACCCACTGCATCAGCAGAGGCCCCGGAGACCCCAGGAACATCGGCCCAGTAATTCAATCCTGTGCTACACTTTTCGTACGGAATCACACATCAACAAAATGATGTCTGACATGACACTGAACCAATGCTTcatttatacaaataaatttaTACGAAAGCTATATATGTACAGAGGAGTTATTGTGATTTTTAATTTATAGTAGGTTTCATTGTATTACGTACATATAAAACCATGAGATGGAtaagcattatgggaaaatggatggttgaatagtaaacaaaattaataaatcatttgTTAAATGTATCTAATTCTTGCTTACTATATACATGATTTTATGCATAAGATTTGAATATTGTGTACAAAAATGTACTTAAATATCAGAAAATCAGGAAAGGCTAGATGGCGACCAGTCAAACAACAGGCATCAAGGTAATGGATATTTTACAGCAGCTAACCAACATGGAGCCGGGTCTGGTTTCATCAGCTCGCTCATAGCTCCATCACAGCGAAACCGTCTTAATCTGGGTTTAACAGAGACTCTGAGCTGCGTAAAAAATTAGGTGAGAAACAAACCAGACAGGGCCGGCCTGGCACGGCAACGGAGAGCGTTCCGAGATGCACCTACGCGCCCAGGGAGTAGCCGATCTCCTCGTTCTCCCAGTGCACGAGGGCCACCTCATATGGCTGGATCTCGTGCTGCTCCAGGGTCCTCATCACCAGCTTCATCTGAAACGCAGGACCGCCAAGACCATGTGCCAATCGTGTCGCTGCATCTTGTGATTACAGTTATTAGCAAAATGCTATTTTCTGTGCAGAGCCACAGAGCAAAACCCATATAATTTCAACTGATTATGAGTCTAATAGTCCAAGTTTTTGTTTACAGAATAACAATATATGAAGTTTTGGTCATGCTACATCAGGGCTATTCAATTCAGGCCcccgattccaaatccaggccttgttttcagttctcccaggtagttagtttaataattactgattctgattggtcagaggcttcacacctggctcacaggtgaaggaaggctggaaaatcagctgggctcggcccttgaggaccgtgagttgaatagctCTGTGCTACATGTCGCCCTTGCGTTGCAAGAATTTAAACAGCTGTCGCATTACGCAAAAATAATAGCGACAggtatctttttaaaaaatgacataagACTTCAAGTAAA
This window of the Paramormyrops kingsleyae isolate MSU_618 chromosome 19, PKINGS_0.4, whole genome shotgun sequence genome carries:
- the rmnd1 gene encoding required for meiotic nuclear division protein 1 homolog isoform X2 gives rise to the protein MDVVLWHTLVFGRALTRIRESLGKTCFFDHHPHYRVSSASWSHPVVSLAAKSQPWVRLSGDRRYSGDSLVISRLGRGKCFLGPDLFFLSCPQSSKFNVRLQSTSVSLPGKKQGAATAKRPPKGPRTKQPSRANVAAQEDDGTEVMQCVAFATADHYVLPSLCHDLVANGFFEVKDFPRDASNVLVMGTEMAAKPYDQPLMFFFREGAVVFWNVEERTMKLVMRTLEQHEIQPYEVALVHWENEEIGYSLGAGSSKLHHGSFHLDSELEQDLAVLEKFAFSNALSLSVKLAIWEVSLDNFVDSIQSIPEMLKSGKRVKLSRAEVMQKIGELFALRHRINLSSDLLITPDFYWDRENLEQLYDKTCQFLSINRRVKVMNEKLQHCTELTDLMRNHLSEKHGLRLEWMIVILITIEVGRSCLQVAGCLGRSVGKAVTGSIPQILCVCV
- the rmnd1 gene encoding required for meiotic nuclear division protein 1 homolog isoform X1, with translation MDVVLWHTLVCGMFIRFGRALTRIRESLGKTCFFDHHPHYRVSSASWSHPVVSLAAKSQPWVRLSGDRRYSGDSLVISRLGRGKCFLGPDLFFLSCPQSSKFNVRLQSTSVSLPGKKQGAATAKRPPKGPRTKQPSRANVAAQEDDGTEVMQCVAFATADHYVLPSLCHDLVANGFFEVKDFPRDASNVLVMGTEMAAKPYDQPLMFFFREGAVVFWNVEERTMKLVMRTLEQHEIQPYEVALVHWENEEIGYSLGAGSSKLHHGSFHLDSELEQDLAVLEKFAFSNALSLSVKLAIWEVSLDNFVDSIQSIPEMLKSGKRVKLSRAEVMQKIGELFALRHRINLSSDLLITPDFYWDRENLEQLYDKTCQFLSINRRVKVMNEKLQHCTELTDLMRNHLSEKHGLRLEWMIVILITIEVGRSCLQVAGCLGRSVGKAVTGSIPQILCVCV
- the rmnd1 gene encoding required for meiotic nuclear division protein 1 homolog isoform X3, translated to MFIRFGRALTRIRESLGKTCFFDHHPHYRVSSASWSHPVVSLAAKSQPWVRLSGDRRYSGDSLVISRLGRGKCFLGPDLFFLSCPQSSKFNVRLQSTSVSLPGKKQGAATAKRPPKGPRTKQPSRANVAAQEDDGTEVMQCVAFATADHYVLPSLCHDLVANGFFEVKDFPRDASNVLVMGTEMAAKPYDQPLMFFFREGAVVFWNVEERTMKLVMRTLEQHEIQPYEVALVHWENEEIGYSLGAGSSKLHHGSFHLDSELEQDLAVLEKFAFSNALSLSVKLAIWEVSLDNFVDSIQSIPEMLKSGKRVKLSRAEVMQKIGELFALRHRINLSSDLLITPDFYWDRENLEQLYDKTCQFLSINRRVKVMNEKLQHCTELTDLMRNHLSEKHGLRLEWMIVILITIEVGRSCLQVAGCLGRSVGKAVTGSIPQILCVCV